tctttgttttaattgtGGATCAATTTGCTGTGTAGATGGTTCTCTGTTTCTGTTAAAGGTACTGGATGGACTTGTCAATCAGAAGCTTTTCTTGAGACTATCTTACAGAAACTTACGTTATTCTCTTGGTCTAACATGCTATTCCTAATTTCTTTCTCTCCCAGAAGCAACAGGTACGTGGTGGGTTGCTGCGAttccttcattttcatttccgaTTTAAGtggaatacaaatatttttgctCTCGTTTCTTACAAAACGAATCTTATTTGATGATGGAGatgcatttgattttcattcatGGGCATTTGAAATCCTATTCTATCAACACCAGATGCGACACCTGTTCCTCTTTCAATTATACCAAGAGAGGCTTACATATCTTACCCATCCATCGTTATCCTTGATATAATCATCAATCCATTTAAATATATTCTACTGGTTCTTTTTGTAAGTAccctttttttaacaagtgttGCTTACAAAGCAATTTAGAAAATGCATGCTCCTGTTCAAAAATCCAATCTGCTCTTTAAAGTTTGGAAAATCCATTGGAGAGCTGCCAAAAAAACGTGGAAAAACCCATAAAAATCACGTGACACTCATATTCTAAATCAGCGGAGGGATATCAAAATGAGACGGTGAAAAGGTTCCACTGGTAAACCCACTGCTAGGCTCCTCCCCTGTGACCCTGAGGTCACAGAAAAAGATGCTTCCAGAAACCCCATTGTCTCCTCGGGGAACTGATGCAATCTGCATGGAGTTGCCGTGATACAGCAAAAATTGATACGTGTACCTGTTTCATTGTTGGATACAATGTACAGTGTTATTGGCATTGCTTGGTCAAGAGAGGGCAGTCTACTCAATTGGACCAGCCAAGGGGTTCATTCAGGGAGGGTGCCATATAGACACCATGGATGAAACATCATTAAAAACATTGTAAAAAATGACCTTTAGGTAAGCTATAGATGACCCCTACTGACCCAATGTTAGGAGTCATTATGATTACCCTCTAAAGATAACAGACAAAGCTTGATACCAGTGCCATTGGTCCCAATCCATCTTCCCATTTGTACTACAAGACACAGGGTCTGCGCAAGTAGACTaagtgaaaatacaaaaaaggggTTTCCCCATTTTAAATATGCCTGAACTTTCAACACGGTCAGGTTGATATTGCGTGCACGTGTGCTGCATGATGCGGGATgtaagacattgaaatttgtggcTCCTTATGTAGATCAGAAGTCAATGTACAATTACCCGTTATCGTCCAAGATATGGTGTAATTTATGGTTGGTCCAAGATGTTGTTTTGGGGGGTTGGTCTAAGATATGTTTGATCGTTCAGGACTCTGCTTTACCTTTCAGACAAATACTGAGAGAAATCTTGCTTAAAAGCGAGTCCTGCAGGAGGGGTGGGGGTTACAGGAATTCCTGTTGATTAAGGTGATGGAATATCTTTTCACTTCCTAGGCTATATAACATTACAGTAGGTCAGTAGGAGTCATCTattgctttttttaatattaagtaAACTACCACTTATAGGaatgatgtatatttatattgcCATAAAGGCATAACatgattatttgctttattatTTCATGCCAGATACAACTTGAATACTGAGAGGAAGAGATATTGAAAAACAACAAATGAACAAGTCACATAGACCCAGACAACTTTCAGTAAAACCAAACAGTCATGGGTATTATGCTTATTGAGGACGAGGCTGCACTATACTAAAAAAAATGCAGTGTGTATCGATTGAAAATATATGGTGATAAGATGCATCCTTTGCGGACTCCTATCCCCAGCAGGAAGCCACTTATTATTTCCAAAATCTATCCTGACTAGTGTTATTTGAAAAGGCCCTCAAATGAATCTGATGAGAAGCTTTGGTCTTCCCCTCCATCTTTCTCCTTTTACCTAATCCATAGTAGTTAAGGGGTCTTAATTACTTTCTCAATCTTAATTGGATAGTAGAAGTAAGACATATGTGCCAGTTTTGCAGTAGCAGCAGCTGTATTAACTTATATCTGAACCTATGATTAAGTTGGTTCCTCTGGAGATAAGCATAATGAAAACCTGCCATTTCATGAAGTTTGTCAGTTAGGCCAGTCCTCACCgggggaccgtttcatcaacatttttgtctgacaagttgtcagacctgacatcttttcttgattctgattggctgagaggcactgttactatagtaactgtcggataaaatgggacttgttggataaaatgtccgacaagtccttttatgaaacgctccccagatgtGAATTATCCCCAGCAATAGTGATTGCATACAGGTTTAGAAGTCATTTACACAAAGAATCACACTCACAATCTTCTATCAGTGATATACTATTGAGGAGGAAACCGGGTTGTACAACAAAAATGCACAATGTACAGATTAAATAGGTACAGCGATAAGATGCATCCCTGGCAGACTCCTTTCCCCAGCTGGAAAGAACTGTTTGAAAAATCTTGCCCCAATAGTGTTTGCTGGTTTGGTATGGCCCTCTCGTTTACCTAATGAAATGCTTTGATATTCACATCTTCCCTAATCTCTTCGCGTAGCCCACACTACTTCATggttttttctttaattttcagtGTTTATTTTGATCTGTCCTGTCTATTAGAAGCAAGACGTACGTGCCACATTTGCAACAGTGGCAGATGCATCAATTTCTAAATCTCAACAGTAAGCTTTATGGTTTTAACTGCTGTGACAGTTAATTCACCACTTCATTCTATATTGTTGTTTTCTACAGGATTGTAGGCATACTAGACGAGACTTACGATCGAATTCACTGCATAGGTATCAGTGGAATGCCTGGTTCAGGGAAGACCCGACTGGCAAAAGAGGCCACCTATAGGCTCATCCGTTACGGACAGGTCATTTTCGTGGATTTGAGAGAGCTCCCGATGGTAGAGGATATCTTCTTTGCTATTATGCATGCTCTAGGTGTGGAGTGCCGCAGCTACGAACCTGATATGCTCTATGCTTACCTTGAGCACTACGACCCAAAGAAGCACTGTGAGTTTCCGCAGTAGGGGTAATCAttcagattttgttttaatggtAATATTGATTCATTactgatttcatgaaaagtgaCGTGACTGAGAAAATTTCtgaattttttgcatttttaaaaaatcaatcactAATAACTTAAACATCTATGTGGAATATATCTCAGGATATATAGTGcattcaatattttattatagAGGTTGATATTGAGCCTTTAATCTTTTAAATTCGTTTTTAAAatggagaatttttttaatttcttttttacagCTGGGGCTGTTATTATCCTGGATAATGCTGACAAGCCCTTGGACCCTGGGACTGCAGAGAAACCCAATCAGGCATATAGCCAGTTTGTGGACTTGATAGACAACATGCTCAACCTGGCTAATCCGAAGGTCAAAGTGGTCATCACCTCAAGGATTGGTCTGGAGCATACAAGGATTACCAGCCGTCACCTCCATTGTTTCCGCCTGGATGGGGAGAATGACCTGGACATTGAAGCCGCTATGGAGATCATCAAATACCATGCTGGCAAGACAGAAGTTGAAAACGAAGATGCTCGTACATTGGCTGATCTATGTGGAAAGATCCCTTTGGCTTTGAAGGTTGTGGCCAGTCGCTTCCAGGATGGCACCGTCACTCCCAGAGACATGATCAAGCATTTGTCACGCCATGATGATGTTCAAGCCCAGAGGCTTGTTGGAAGCCTTACACACCTTGGTCTGGCTAAAGATGATCAGCTGGCCTACAGCCTAATGAACACTATCCAGAAGCTGCCAGAGGCATACCAACGCAATCTTGTGAGGTTGTCCGTGATACCTGGGACATTTAACATGAAGGCAGCGCAGGATATCCTGGAATATTCGCACAAGGATCGGGTGGGTCTCAAGCTGGATCTACAGGCCTTGAAGTACAGGAGCCTCCTAGAAAGTGATGTGGTAGAGGTAGAAGGAAAGAGCAACACAGGATCTGCAAGATACAGTATTCATCTGCTTCTTAGATCCTTTCTCCAGCAGCTATGCACAGAAACCGATAATCCATTGGCGGTAGAGTATGAAAAGGGTGAGGATCGATTCATGAGTCACTTTGGTAAGAAAATAAAGCGTACAGCAACAATTTTCCAGAAGGATTTTGTGAAGGCACTGTCTGCAAAGCAAGATGAGAAGGCCAACTTCATGCATGTGCTTGAGTGCTTCAAGTTGAAGAAGTTCCCATCAGATGAGGAAAATGACTGGCTCCACATGGCTGTGGAGCTGATGATGGTTCCCAAAGAGAGGCTTTCCTTCTATAGAAGCTGCAAGGACAGGgcagagagagaaggaaagaaacagATGTGTGCAGAGTTCTGCTGCCATGAGTCCCAGCACCTTGTGGATCTTGGATTTGATGTTGAAGCCATCATGCCTCTCTTCGACAAAGCTGAAAGTATCCTGAAAGAACTGCCAGACCAGAAATCTTACTCTGTCCAGCTCAGTTACGCCACACTGTACCACTTCAGAGGCAACGTAATAACTCGCCGTCTCAATGGAGAAGATGCACTTGAGCAGCTGAAGAAATGCCTGCGGATACGCAAGGAGATTCTAGGGGATCACTTCCTAACGACCCGGACCCTGAACCTCCTTGGTCAGGCCATGCAGTCTGCTGCCAAGACAGAACGGTACGGGTACATCCACGAGGACATGCTGAAAGCCATTGACTACTTCCGCAGAGCTCTGGACATGTGCACTCGTATCACAGGATCTGATAGACACGTTGATACTCCAACCATCCAGCTGAATATTGGAGCATGCTTGCATGAGCTGTCTAGGTATGGACAGGCATTAGAATTCTTCAAGAAATCTCTGGAGTTGGAACGTCTTCTTGGAATGGATGGAACACCAGGGACTTGCATTACGCTCAAGAATATGGCAATGAGTTACTTTGCTCAAGAAAAGTAAGATTACAAGCTTTGTAAATTGATTCTGTTAGATTTTTTAGTTCTGAGGTAGACTTGAAGTTTATTGAatgtaaatgataaatgaaCCAATGCCACCCAATTGTGTTATAACTAATATACAATACTTCATTGACATTTCCTTGACCATGGTTTACAAAGCTGGTAATTATGGTCCATAATAACTAAATGTTCCACAAAAAtctaatataacaaaaaaaagttcttgcactgtagaacaaaaaatattctgtGGATTGGTTCCATGATATTTAGGCTATAATTTACAACTGTTCCGATTCAAACATGTTTAACCCCTCAATTTTTTATTGTCCTCCTTTATTCTGAATGGAAAATCCTGTTATAAAATCCCTAGCCCTATATTTTATCAACAGGAATAATAAATGGAGTGTCATAGAAATCAATTTAACACTTGGTACTTGTATTCATACTGTACTTGTAGTTAAAACGGTTTTAATGGAATGTGGAAGACTTTCTGGGGAAGATTTAATAATATGTAAAGACATTTCTGGCTACTACCTAGTGAATAAGATTCAATTTTCTTATCTTGAAATATGTCAGATTAAATGCATGTCAGAATAACATCAAGAGTGGATGAGAATTTTGTTCCTATTATGTTATGACTGTGACATTGACCAGCAATGTCCTGGTGATAGAGTCGCTGCCCGGCAATcagtaaaattgttttattctctCAGTAAAacctttacataaaaaacaaatataatacatagttaaaatacatgtattacaaatcAGTGTAAAAGACAGTCTAAAAATTGCATTATGATTCAGAATCATACTGAGGGGTGGcagccaaaaaggaaaaaaatccttataATTAGGCCGACCCATTATTAAAACGAAAAGGTGACATAGAAAATGCAATAACAGGGATATAGCAAAAACATttctaaaaacaaacaaaataacttaaaaatacacataaacaaTGAACCAAGACATAAAAAAGTGCCATGCCCTAACataatattacaataataataataatacaagtgCTATACATAAACTATACATCATTCAGCCACTGTATTTCTCAAGAAGGTATCTTTTGaactttgttttgaataaattaagT
This region of Lytechinus pictus isolate F3 Inbred chromosome 16, Lp3.0, whole genome shotgun sequence genomic DNA includes:
- the LOC129279364 gene encoding uncharacterized protein LOC129279364, encoding MSSDLTSISRFRWMIVLLADEFEKTDLDRAKSLVKDRLGPAYQKIDEPLAFFDELENQNLIHDGDTNYLKTLLEHVSRNDLIEQVENYERERKVVVRQVFRNPSLLEGPFFGRKEIMDRIVGILDETYDRIHCIGISGMPGSGKTRLAKEATYRLIRYGQVIFVDLRELPMVEDIFFAIMHALGVECRSYEPDMLYAYLEHYDPKKHSGAVIILDNADKPLDPGTAEKPNQAYSQFVDLIDNMLNLANPKVKVVITSRIGLEHTRITSRHLHCFRLDGENDLDIEAAMEIIKYHAGKTEVENEDARTLADLCGKIPLALKVVASRFQDGTVTPRDMIKHLSRHDDVQAQRLVGSLTHLGLAKDDQLAYSLMNTIQKLPEAYQRNLVRLSVIPGTFNMKAAQDILEYSHKDRVGLKLDLQALKYRSLLESDVVEVEGKSNTGSARYSIHLLLRSFLQQLCTETDNPLAVEYEKGEDRFMSHFGKKIKRTATIFQKDFVKALSAKQDEKANFMHVLECFKLKKFPSDEENDWLHMAVELMMVPKERLSFYRSCKDRAEREGKKQMCAEFCCHESQHLVDLGFDVEAIMPLFDKAESILKELPDQKSYSVQLSYATLYHFRGNVITRRLNGEDALEQLKKCLRIRKEILGDHFLTTRTLNLLGQAMQSAAKTERYGYIHEDMLKAIDYFRRALDMCTRITGSDRHVDTPTIQLNIGACLHELSRYGQALEFFKKSLELERLLGMDGTPGTCITLKNMAMSYFAQEKYDNALPLALRALQGRQALQGVHPNTARSLYFVGAIHLASKRYRDARCYFDRALEMEETLWSRGMPHSPDWEHLKDRFNRLLVIQGNNQAIQRYRKRFKEAEKERNRGEVSGWIDRGEDDSISTSSSGSIVLPAKRARSSSDSGTTTSSDHNEEMNRGGRKAEKENVLLPGRDEADNTREPQEGCIIDTNDGILDLGEGAIQIETFSLSSGDTGYSGAPPIPIRFGQSEDRTDDGSSYDHDSEEEERKRQAKRKRKEKKQREKEGRDYSDGGSQEEGEQDTYNWDKSLCRVM